The following coding sequences are from one Eptesicus fuscus isolate TK198812 chromosome 7, DD_ASM_mEF_20220401, whole genome shotgun sequence window:
- the EIF3D gene encoding eukaryotic translation initiation factor 3 subunit D, giving the protein MAKFMTPVIQDNPSGWGPCAVPEQFRDMPYQPFSKGDRLGKVADWTGTTYQDKRYTNKYSSQFGGGSQYAYFHEEDETSFQLVDTARTQKTAYQRNRMRFAQRNLRRDKDRRNMLQFNLQTLPKSAKQKERERIRLQKKFQKQFGVRQKWDQKSQKPRDSSVEVRSDWEVKEEMDFPQLMKMRYLEVSEPQDIECCGALEYYDKAFDRITTRSEKPLRSIKRIFHTVTTTDDPVIRKLAKTQGNVFATDAILATLMSCTRSVYSWDIVVQRVGSKLFFDKRDNSDFDLLTVSETANEPPQDEGNSFNSPRNLAMEATYINHNFSQQCLRMGKERYNFPNPNPFVEDDMDKNEIASVAYRYRRWKLGDDIDLIVRCEHDGVMTGANGEVSFINIKTLNEWDSRHCNGVDWRQKLDSQRGAVIATELKNNSYKLARWTCCALLAGSEYLKLGYVSRYHVKDSSRHVILGTQQFKPNEFASQINLSVENAWGILRCVIDICMKLEEGKYLILKDPNKQVIRVYSLPDGTFSSDEDDEDEEEEEEEEEEEET; this is encoded by the exons ATGGCAAAGTTCATGACACCCGTGATCCAGGACAACCCCTCAGGCTGGGGTCCCTGTGCAGTCCCCGAGCAGTTTCGGGATATGCCCTACCAGCCATTCAGCAAAGGAGATCGGCTAGgaaag GTTGCAGACTGGACGGGTACCACATACCAAGATAAGAGGTACACGA ATAAGTACTCCTCTCAGTTTGGTGGTGGAAGTCAGTATGCTTATTTCCACGAGGAGGACGAGACGAGTTTCCAGCTGGTGGACACAGCGCGCACACAGAAGACCGCCTACCAGCGGAATCGGATGCGATTTGCACAG CGGAATCTCCGCAGAGACAAAGATCGACGGAACATGTTGCAGTTCAATCTGCAGACCCTGCCTAAGAGCGCCAAGCAGAAAGAGAG aGAACGCATACGACTGCAGAAAAAATTTCAGAAACAATTTGGAGTGAGGCAGAAATGGGACCAAAAATCACAG AAACCCCGAGACTCTTCGGTTGAAGTTCGTAGTGACTGGGAGGTGAAAGAGGAAATGGACTTTCCTCAGTTAATGAAGATGCGCTACTTGGAAGTCTCAGAGCCACAGGACAT CGAGTGTTGTGGGGCCCTGGAATACTACGACAAAGCCTTTGACCGCATCACCACGAGGAGCGAGAAGCCCCTGAGGAGCATCAAGCGCATCTTCCATACCGTCACCACCACAGACGACCCTGTCATCCGAAAG CTGGCAAAAACCCAGGGGAATGTGTTTGCCACCGACGCCATTCTGGCCACACTAATGAGCTGCACCCGCTCCGTGTATTCCTGGGACATAGTCGTCCAGAGAGTCGGATCCAAGCTCTTCTTTGACAAGAGGGATAACTCTGACTTCG ACCTCCTGACCGTGAGTGAGACCGCCAACGAGCCCCCTCAGGATGAAGGTAATTCCTTCAACTCGCCCCGCAACCTGGCCATGGAAGCAACCTACATCAACCACAACTTCTCCCAGCAGTGCCTGAGGATG GGGAAAGAAAGATACAACTTCCCCAACCCAAACCCGTTTGTGGAAGACGACATGGATAAGAATGAAATCGCCTCTGTTGCATACCG GTACCGCAGGTGGAAGCTTGGAGATGACATTGACCTGATTGTCCGTTGTGAGCATGATGGTGTCATGACCGGAGCCAATGGGGAAGTGTCCTTCATCAACATCAAGACTCTCAACGAGTGGGACTCCCGG CACTGTAATGGTGTTGACTGGCGtcagaagctggactctcagcgaGGGGCCGTCATTGCCACCGAGCTGAAGAACAACAGCTATAAGTTGGCCCGATGGACCTGCTGTGCTTTGCTGGCTGGATCCGAGTACCTCAAGCTTGG TTATGTGTCCCGGTACCATGTGAAAGACTCCTCGCGCCACGTCATCCTGGGCACCCAGCAGTTCAAGCCCAATGAGTTTGCCAGCCAGATCAACCTGAGTGTGGAGAACGCCTGGGGCATCCTGCGCTGCGTCATCGACATCTGCATGAAGCTGGAGGAGGGCAAGTACCTCATCCTCAAGGACCCCAATAAGCAGGTCATTCGAGTCTACAGCCTGCCGGACGGCACCTTCAGTTCGGACGAGGACGATGaggatgaagaagaggaggaggaggaggaagaag AGGAAGAGACTTAA